One region of Ornithorhynchus anatinus isolate Pmale09 chromosome X5, mOrnAna1.pri.v4, whole genome shotgun sequence genomic DNA includes:
- the ZBTB4 gene encoding LOW QUALITY PROTEIN: zinc finger and BTB domain-containing protein 4 (The sequence of the model RefSeq protein was modified relative to this genomic sequence to represent the inferred CDS: inserted 2 bases in 1 codon; deleted 3 bases in 2 codons), which yields MAPPAEVSDPAHAPALLRQLNEQRLHGLFCDVTLIAGDTKFPAHRSVLAASSPFFREALLXPPPAPPPPGGPAPPPPARVLELPGVPAAAFSDVLNFIYSARLALPGDDAGAAQIEALGRRLGIPRLQELGDGDPWGDRAEGQDEWAGDEPGTTKTPSPARAAPAAAAPAAPRLPRPRRPLSCPRCGKGFIHAKRLQTHETQCRRSAGRAVGAAWTRPRPGPPEPAPPPPPPPAPPLAAAAYRAGQEHLVKVVGGHLLYVCAACERSYVTLSSLKRHANVHSWRRKYPCRYCEKVFALAEYRTKHEVWHTGERRYQCIFCWETFVTYYNLKTHQRAFHGISPGFLASEKTPNGGYKPKVNTLKLYRLLPMRAQKRPYKTYSQGGAPLPVAPSALAPPAPGDAPPPPPPPPAQEPRPEPGVAPSVITFGRPAPSVIVHSGTLAGAVAGPVAATPAPALPGGQAASVIAYSCPPRPPKKREYPPPVGPAAGMTTAAAAAGTTEEGPEPKGRGARPARTLTYTAKPAGGAGEGRGGAGGGGAPGGSGGPPPLCQITVRIGEEAIVTRRISETDLRPGETRDGGGDGESEDEESEREAGGDGDELWRPYYSYKPKRRGCGGGPPKVRRAPRGWRRKPERRPATGWGDDGAGAEAGAGGEASPAGRAGDWKHQCGVCGKSFSALKKLRKHQEAHGGAQAARAGRRPSARFACPHCAKVCKTAAALGRHAQRHAGERAPPGGGGGAPTAVIAYTKGPGGGASGARGPGPGPGQGPGVKEEEAPQEMHVSSSSGEAGQGEAAAGEAASLQDPVISGGEEPAGYPPQEFPLPLVGPRARREGCAAAAAEKGGGGGYPSAIQFGGAGDGEAGPKVAFYPEPYPLVYGPQLLAAYPYNFGNLAALPVALNMVLPDEKGGALPFLPGVFGYAVNPRAAPTP from the exons ATGGCGCCCCCGGCGGAGGTGAGCGAC CCGGCGCACGCCCCGGCCCTCCTGCGCCAGCTGAACGAGCAGCGGCTGCACGGCCTCTTCTGTGACGTGACCCTCATCGCGGGCGACACCAAGTTCCCGGCCCACCGCAGCGTCCTGGCCgcctccagccccttcttccGCGAGGCCCTGct gccccccccggccccgcccccgcccggcggcccggccccgcccccgccggcccgggtCCTGGAGCTGCCCGGCGTCCCCGCCGCCGCCTTCTCCGACGTCCTCAACTTCATCTACAGCGCCAGGCTGGCCCTGCCGGGCGACGACGCGGGCGCCGCCCAGATCGAGGCCCTGGGCCGCCGGCTGGGCATCCCCCGCCTGCAGGAGCTCGGGGACGGGGACCCCTGGGGGGACCGGGCCGAGGGCCAGGACGAGTGGGCCGGCGACGAGCCCGGGACCACCAAGACGCCGTcgccggcccgggccgccccggccgccgcggcaccggccgccccccgcctgccccggccccgccggcccctctcctgcccccggtGCGGCAAGGGCTTCATCCACGCCAAGAGGCTGCAGACGCACGAGACCCAGTGCCGGAGGAGCGCCGGGCGGGCGGTGGGGGCGGCGTGGACCCGTCCCCGCCCTGGCCCCCCCGAGcccgcgccccctcctcccccgccgcccgcgccgCCCCTGGCTGCGGCCGCCTACCGGGCCGGGCAGGAGCACCTGGTCAAAGTGGTCGGGGGCCACCTGCTGTACGTGTGCGCCGCCTGCGAGCGCAGCTACGTCACCCTGTCCAGCCTGAAGCGCCACGCCAACGTCCACTCCTGGCGCCGCAAGTATCCCTGCCGCTACTGCGAGAAGGTCTTCGCCCTGGCTGAGTACCGCACCAAGCACGAGGTCTGGCACACCGGAgagcggag GTACCAGTGCAtcttctgctgggagaccttcGTCACCTACTACAACCTCAAGACCCACCAACGCGCCTTCCACGGCATCAGCCCGGGCTTCCTGGCCAGCGAGAAGACCCCCAACGGCGGCTACAAGCCCAAGGTCAACACCCTCAAGCTTTACCGCCTGCTGCCCATGCGGGCCCAGAAGCGGCCCTACAAGACGTACAGCCAGGGCGGGGCGCCCCTGCCGGTCGCCCCCTCCGCCctggcgcccccggccccgggggacgccccgccgcctccgccgccgccccccgcccaggaGCCGCGGCCCGAGCCCGGGGTCGCCCCGTCCGTCATCACCTTCGGCCGGCCGGCCCCGTCGGTCATCGTGCACAGCGGGACCCTGGCCGGGGCGGTGGCGGGGCCCGTGGcggccaccccggcccccgccctgccGGGGGGCCAGGCCGCCTCGGTCATCGCCTACAGCTGCCCCCCACGGCCGCCCAAGAAGCGGGAGTACCCGCCCCCcgtggggccggcggcggggatgacgacggcggcggcggcggcggggacgacCGAGGAGGGGCCGGAGCCCAAGGGCCGcggcgcccgccccgcccgcaccCTCACCTACACGGCCAAGCCGGCGGGC GGGGCCGGCGAGGgccgcggcggggcgggcgggggcggcgccccGGGCGGCTCCGGGGGGCCCCCGCCGCTCTGCCAGATCACCGTACGGATCGGCGAGGAGGCCATCGTGACCCGGCGGATCTCGGAGACCGACCTGCGGCCCGGCGAGACACGGGACGGCGGGGGCGACGGGGAGAGCGAGGACGAGGAGAGCGagcgggaggccggcggggacggggacgaGCTGTGGCGGCCCTACTACTCGTACAAGCCCAAGCGCCGGGGCTGCGGCGGGGGGCCCCCCAAGGTCCGCCGGGCCCCCCGCGGCTGGCGGCGGAAGCCGGAGCGGCGGCCCGCCACGGGATGGGGGGACGACGGCgccggggccgaggcgggagccgggggcgaggcctccccggcggggcgggccggcgACTGGAAGCACCAGTGCGGGGTCTGCGGCAAGAGCTTCTCGGCCCTGAAGAAGCTCCGCAAGCACCAGGAGGCCCACGGGGGCGCCCAGGCGGCCCGTGCCGGCCGCAGGCCGTCGGCCCGCTTCGCCTGCCCGCACTGCGCCAAGGTGTGTAAGACGGCGGCCGCCCTTGGCCGGCACGCGCAGCGGCACGCGGGGGAGCGCGCGCCCccgggcggaggcggcggagccCCCACGGCCGTCATCGCCTACACCAAgggccccggcggcggggcctcgggcgcccgagggccggggccggggcccggacaGGGGCCGGGcgtcaaggaggaggaggccccgcaGGAGATGCACGTGTCGTCGTCCAGCGGGGAGGCCGGCCAGGGCGAGGCGGCGGCGGGCGAGGCGGCGTCCCTGCAGGACCCCGTCATCTCGGGCGGCGAGGAGCCCGCCGGCTACCCGCCGCAGGAGTTCCCGCTCCCCCTCGTGGGGCCCCGGGCGCGCCGGGAGGGCTGCGCGGCCGCGGCGGCCGAgaagggtggcgggggagggtacCCCAGCGCCATCCAGTTCGGGGGCGCCGGggacggggaggccgggcccAAGGTGGCCTTCTACCCGGAGCCCTACCCCCTGGTCTACGGACCGCAGCTCCTGGCCGCCTACCCCTACAACTTCGGCAACTTGGCCGCCCTCCCCGTGGCCCTCAATATGGTCCTGCCCGACGAGAAGGGGGgggccctgcccttcctcccgggGGTCTTCGGCTatgccgtcaacccccgggccgcccccaccccg